A window of Thermococcus aggregans contains these coding sequences:
- a CDS encoding tRNA pseudouridine(54/55) synthase Pus10, which yields MIVEKAEKVLEKYRLCDHCLGRLFAKLGKGTNEERGKAVRFVLNMERSARGLEPIAEPEECELCHNVFDRIPEFVEMMKKASEGIEFETFLVGSRFPEEIREKEKAIWEEFGIETAEPINREFNRELGKAFGRATGKETSKESDVVFIVEPFSGKIELQINPVYVYGCYRKLVRGIPQTPLPDFEESVASIICRAFSKAFGGKCVFKGAGREDVDVRMLGNGRPFIVEVKRPKKRKVGLKKVADEINASGKIEVLNLHFVSAKEAEEVLTKNHRKEYLALVLVEEGVTPEEAEEVARKLTGLEIYQRTPWRVRKSRADKVRVKRVYEAEARWIDEKHFELRLVTDGGLYIKELISGDKGRTKPSVSDLLGKKAWCEKLDVLNILDEDESENFING from the coding sequence ATGATAGTAGAAAAAGCCGAGAAAGTTCTTGAAAAGTACAGGCTTTGCGACCACTGCCTCGGCAGGCTCTTTGCAAAGCTTGGCAAAGGCACTAACGAGGAGCGCGGGAAGGCGGTGAGATTTGTCCTCAATATGGAGCGCTCTGCGAGAGGTCTGGAACCTATAGCGGAGCCAGAGGAGTGTGAACTCTGTCACAATGTCTTTGATAGAATCCCCGAGTTCGTGGAGATGATGAAGAAGGCAAGCGAAGGGATAGAATTTGAAACGTTTCTCGTTGGTTCCCGCTTCCCTGAAGAGATTAGAGAGAAAGAAAAGGCCATCTGGGAGGAGTTCGGTATTGAGACCGCCGAGCCGATAAACAGGGAGTTCAACCGCGAGCTCGGCAAGGCCTTTGGCCGAGCTACCGGAAAGGAAACTTCAAAAGAATCGGATGTCGTTTTCATCGTGGAACCGTTCTCAGGTAAGATTGAGCTCCAGATTAATCCTGTCTACGTTTATGGCTGCTACAGAAAGCTCGTGCGCGGAATTCCTCAGACGCCCCTTCCAGACTTCGAAGAGAGCGTCGCCTCAATAATCTGCAGGGCGTTTTCGAAGGCCTTTGGAGGGAAGTGCGTCTTTAAAGGTGCTGGAAGGGAGGACGTTGATGTAAGGATGCTCGGCAACGGGAGGCCCTTCATAGTTGAAGTCAAGAGGCCGAAAAAGAGGAAGGTCGGCCTCAAAAAAGTTGCGGATGAGATAAACGCGAGCGGGAAGATAGAGGTTCTCAACCTGCACTTCGTTTCGGCGAAGGAAGCCGAGGAAGTGCTCACGAAGAACCATAGGAAGGAATACCTCGCACTCGTCCTCGTCGAAGAGGGTGTTACTCCCGAGGAAGCGGAGGAAGTTGCGAGAAAGCTCACTGGCCTTGAGATTTACCAGAGAACCCCCTGGCGCGTTAGAAAGTCAAGGGCTGACAAAGTGAGGGTAAAGAGAGTATACGAGGCTGAAGCAAGATGGATTGATGAGAAGCACTTTGAACTCCGCCTTGTTACGGATGGAGGGTTATACATCAAGGAACTCATATCCGGTGATAAGGGGCGCACGAAGCCCTCTGTTAGTGACCTGCTCGGGAAGAAGGCGTGGTGTGAGAAGCTTGATGTCCTAAATATCCTGGACGAAGACGAGAGTGAAAACTTTATAAATGGTTGA
- a CDS encoding transcriptional regulator, translating to MMTRRQKIIKLLEERDYSVSELAALLDMRGKGSKKVILEDLKAIANIVKREGKVLLIQPAQCKKCGFVFKPEIKIPGKCPKCRSEWIEEPRFKIEVR from the coding sequence ATGATGACGAGAAGGCAGAAGATAATAAAGCTTTTGGAGGAGAGAGACTACAGCGTAAGCGAACTTGCAGCACTCCTTGATATGAGGGGCAAAGGAAGCAAGAAGGTAATTCTCGAAGACCTAAAGGCAATTGCCAACATCGTAAAGCGTGAGGGAAAAGTTCTCCTTATTCAGCCAGCCCAGTGCAAAAAGTGTGGCTTCGTATTTAAGCCTGAGATCAAAATTCCAGGAAAATGTCCAAAGTGCAGGTCGGAATGGATCGAGGAGCCGAGGTTCAAAATTGAGGTTCGCTAA
- a CDS encoding ferritin-like domain-containing protein, producing the protein MIHQRFKTEKEKLKFKQILEGILKLSTKELLAYWMDQEVKEAEMYHRLYTMSKEVNWDEQVSKLFLDMYKDCLEHAETLLKLYRTTYPNEEVIMVDLPALEVELSEEQLRDLVYHGRLRGILEHLMETEKIARDVYEYLSKQTTDEEIKDTLIPLFG; encoded by the coding sequence ATGATACATCAGCGCTTTAAAACTGAGAAAGAAAAGTTAAAATTCAAACAGATTTTAGAAGGAATATTGAAGCTCAGCACCAAGGAGCTCCTTGCGTACTGGATGGATCAGGAGGTAAAGGAAGCAGAGATGTACCACAGGCTCTACACAATGAGCAAAGAGGTCAATTGGGACGAGCAGGTTTCAAAGCTTTTCTTGGATATGTACAAAGATTGCTTGGAGCACGCCGAGACACTGCTAAAGCTGTATCGTACTACGTATCCAAACGAGGAAGTTATTATGGTCGATCTCCCTGCCCTAGAGGTAGAGCTCTCTGAGGAGCAACTGAGGGATCTGGTATACCATGGAAGACTCAGGGGAATCCTTGAACACCTAATGGAGACGGAGAAGATTGCACGCGACGTCTATGAATACTTATCGAAACAAACTACCGATGAAGAAATAAAGGATACCCTTATACCCTTATTTGGCTAG
- a CDS encoding RNA polymerase Rpb4 family protein has product MIGRKKLKEEYISIPEAKELLLKRKEEGAKENPEEPIFYEARVSIEHAEKFSKLPAENAKELRKKLTGLFEWLDERMATKIVDIMPEDYFDIRVIFAKEEHMPTKEEAEEILKILDEYRE; this is encoded by the coding sequence ATGATAGGGCGCAAGAAGCTTAAGGAGGAGTACATTTCAATTCCAGAGGCAAAAGAACTGTTGCTTAAGAGAAAGGAAGAAGGTGCTAAAGAGAACCCAGAAGAGCCAATATTCTATGAAGCAAGGGTTAGCATTGAACATGCTGAGAAGTTTTCAAAGCTCCCAGCAGAAAATGCAAAAGAGTTAAGGAAAAAGCTAACAGGGCTCTTTGAATGGCTTGACGAAAGGATGGCGACAAAAATTGTTGACATAATGCCAGAGGACTACTTCGACATAAGGGTTATCTTTGCCAAGGAAGAACACATGCCCACCAAAGAAGAGGCAGAAGAAATACTCAAAATCTTGGACGAATATAGAGAATAA
- a CDS encoding ferritin-like domain-containing protein — MFGSLELEISLKIGHHVFIFPNSSFKRGDIVSEVSSSVSRIIQKCLERLPHMTPEELISYKIKAEVEDAEVYYRLYELSKETSWSEELPKIFYQLYQENLKHAEKLLEFYKRIFPGKELISVDLPSIKATLTEETLRYFLESDRLEHLIDILMKNEKLAKEICEYVSNTAENPEVRELAQWLAKREEERYDKLKIIKKLPTAKREVSNQ; from the coding sequence ATGTTTGGAAGTTTAGAGTTGGAAATAAGTTTAAAAATTGGGCATCATGTTTTTATATTTCCAAATTCAAGTTTTAAAAGAGGTGATATAGTGTCAGAAGTATCTTCCTCTGTTAGTCGTATTATTCAAAAATGTCTTGAGAGGCTTCCACATATGACCCCTGAAGAACTGATATCATACAAGATAAAAGCCGAAGTTGAAGACGCAGAGGTATATTACCGATTATACGAGCTGAGCAAAGAAACGAGCTGGAGTGAAGAGCTCCCTAAAATTTTCTACCAGCTCTATCAAGAGAACCTTAAACATGCCGAGAAACTTCTTGAATTCTACAAAAGAATCTTCCCAGGGAAAGAACTTATTTCAGTAGATCTTCCATCCATAAAAGCTACTCTAACCGAAGAAACCCTAAGGTATTTCCTTGAGAGTGATAGGCTTGAGCATCTTATTGATATCTTAATGAAAAATGAAAAACTCGCTAAAGAAATCTGCGAATATGTCTCCAATACAGCAGAAAATCCAGAGGTAAGGGAACTTGCCCAGTGGTTAGCAAAGAGAGAAGAAGAGCGTTACGACAAACTCAAAATAATTAAAAAATTACCTACCGCTAAAAGGGAAGTTTCTAATCAATAA
- a CDS encoding DUF655 domain-containing protein, with product MDYYRKRHSYAQSTDKKKRHVEYEEYAYVLDYLPTGYLDLEHRNFRENKPIAQVIGEKAFTLLEVIPKTDLMLYERVFVGKGPRDKILMITRKLNYDDLTPTAKAELPYVLEEIVKTNEERFVKFFNVAPPITNRLHSLELLPGIGKKHMWDILEERQREPFKSFEDLKRRVKGLPDPVKMIARRILDELENKDRYRLFVGSRRIFRE from the coding sequence ATGGATTATTATCGTAAGAGACATTCCTATGCCCAAAGCACCGATAAAAAGAAGCGTCATGTGGAGTATGAGGAATACGCCTATGTATTAGATTACCTTCCTACCGGTTATCTCGATCTTGAGCATCGGAATTTTAGGGAAAACAAGCCTATAGCACAGGTTATTGGAGAAAAGGCTTTTACCTTGCTTGAGGTAATTCCGAAGACAGACCTTATGCTGTATGAGAGAGTCTTCGTTGGAAAGGGGCCGAGGGATAAGATATTAATGATAACCAGAAAGCTTAATTATGACGATTTAACTCCAACTGCGAAGGCTGAGCTTCCATATGTCCTTGAAGAGATTGTAAAAACCAACGAAGAGCGTTTTGTGAAGTTTTTCAACGTTGCTCCACCGATTACCAACAGACTTCACAGCTTAGAGCTGCTTCCAGGAATAGGGAAGAAACACATGTGGGACATCTTGGAAGAGAGACAAAGAGAGCCATTTAAAAGCTTTGAAGACCTTAAGCGCAGGGTAAAAGGGCTCCCAGACCCAGTAAAGATGATAGCGAGAAGAATCTTGGACGAACTTGAAAACAAAGACAGATACAGGCTTTTCGTTGGTTCAAGAAGAATATTTAGGGAGTAG
- the rsmA gene encoding 16S rRNA (adenine(1518)-N(6)/adenine(1519)-N(6))-dimethyltransferase RsmA has protein sequence MNSRVFFLISKYNLRPNSDLGQNFLIVEDVIKREVERAEIKETDTVLEIGPGLGVLTDELAKRAGKVYAIEKDSRMVEILKREYDWSNVEIIEGDALKIEFPEFNKIVSNLPYQISSPITFKILKHDFERAVLIYQLEFAQRMVAKPGNKNYSRLSVMVQAKANVELVERIGRGAFYPKPKVDSAVIVMEPKSKDEQIKLNENLVKALFQHRRKLASKALKDSHHMLGLTKEEFKKFKPIIERIPHANKRVFQLSIKDIKDIEEFLRNEGLID, from the coding sequence ATGAACTCCAGAGTCTTTTTTCTAATTTCTAAATACAACCTAAGACCTAATTCTGATCTCGGGCAAAATTTTCTGATAGTTGAAGATGTAATCAAGAGAGAGGTTGAAAGAGCGGAGATAAAAGAAACCGATACTGTTCTTGAAATAGGGCCCGGGTTAGGCGTGCTTACCGATGAACTTGCTAAAAGGGCTGGAAAAGTTTACGCCATAGAGAAGGACTCACGGATGGTTGAAATTTTAAAGCGGGAGTACGACTGGAGTAATGTGGAAATCATAGAAGGAGATGCCTTGAAAATTGAATTCCCGGAATTTAACAAGATAGTGTCAAATCTGCCCTATCAGATTTCCTCTCCAATAACCTTTAAGATTCTAAAGCATGATTTTGAGAGGGCTGTGCTCATTTATCAGCTTGAATTCGCTCAGAGAATGGTAGCAAAGCCTGGGAATAAAAATTACTCCCGCCTTTCCGTCATGGTGCAGGCGAAGGCAAATGTAGAGCTTGTTGAGAGGATTGGCAGAGGGGCATTCTATCCAAAGCCAAAAGTTGATTCTGCGGTAATAGTGATGGAGCCTAAGTCCAAAGACGAACAGATCAAGCTAAATGAAAACCTCGTGAAAGCACTCTTCCAGCACAGGAGAAAACTGGCAAGCAAAGCCCTGAAAGATTCTCACCACATGCTGGGACTAACAAAGGAGGAATTCAAGAAGTTTAAACCAATAATCGAGAGAATTCCCCATGCCAACAAAAGGGTCTTTCAGCTATCTATAAAGGACATAAAAGATATTGAAGAATTCCTCCGAAATGAGGGCCTTATTGATTAG
- a CDS encoding 50S ribosomal protein L21e: MVQKAHTVRRKTRGKLSKSPRRRGLPPLTRFLQEFEVGQKVHIVIEPSYHKGMPDPRFHGRTGTVVGKRGDAYIVQLTDGGKLKTFFIHPVHLRPQK; encoded by the coding sequence ATGGTTCAAAAAGCCCACACAGTTAGAAGGAAAACTAGAGGTAAGCTTAGCAAGTCACCAAGAAGGAGAGGTCTCCCTCCACTTACAAGGTTCCTCCAAGAGTTTGAAGTTGGTCAGAAAGTTCACATAGTGATTGAGCCAAGCTACCACAAGGGAATGCCAGACCCAAGGTTCCATGGAAGAACTGGTACTGTAGTCGGAAAAAGGGGAGACGCATATATAGTCCAGCTCACCGATGGTGGTAAGCTCAAGACGTTCTTTATCCACCCAGTTCACTTAAGACCCCAGAAGTGA
- a CDS encoding S-layer protein produces MKVRKIAALAVGAAMVGATLGYASATMPGKEFFVKDGKPNVKIVVGANAPSTMDVASAADIALAVGSLLYTSEEVEASGVSVVVKKDVTDDPEDLTIYKYFYETVNGPITAEDWDDLPSDYWWNGSAYNGSYDDWVAAYQNDPWNYEVEDMDSLEGDYQIDWDFSLSEIHLIPTEPDDWEEEDDIAQPPKEAKLLIPEGGFKVLLNYTISNWSVEVNLGKDDQWGIPETESFNVIDDDEPDVEDIADEYDVDPSDVTVEFEGYVYEGVHEGESFTVLGNTYYVLDIGDQSFTYGKDHGEVWFKLGDTKDYDGYKVKAVDISVNENRALVEVTSPEGVDKLVILYKDEEKDVFDDGGIILTLTDTFVGIDGNLIATIQVVTNQKEIESGDELVSGWTATITTGTDSEDKKVIKWIELSNADDIEEKTVDVLGKYKVYYKLETYTEDESDVDYDINDDGDEKDELMTAEALIVIEPTERVYETKELKVGDKLEGWTIEAIKGETYTEVTLVPPTEPITVLDDEIDVNAVDSNLILVGGPVANAITKYLVEQGLSTVDWENSDGDIEYLEDVFGEYDVLIVAGKDRYATREAAKELMEYLAEL; encoded by the coding sequence ATGAAAGTAAGAAAGATCGCGGCCCTCGCCGTTGGTGCCGCAATGGTTGGAGCAACCCTTGGATATGCAAGTGCTACAATGCCAGGGAAGGAGTTTTTCGTTAAGGATGGAAAACCAAACGTTAAAATCGTAGTCGGTGCAAACGCCCCATCAACTATGGATGTTGCCAGCGCAGCTGACATTGCCCTTGCAGTTGGAAGCTTACTCTACACATCCGAGGAAGTTGAAGCAAGCGGAGTTAGTGTTGTAGTTAAGAAGGACGTAACAGACGATCCAGAAGACCTCACAATATACAAGTACTTCTATGAAACAGTCAACGGGCCCATAACTGCTGAAGACTGGGACGACTTGCCAAGTGACTACTGGTGGAACGGAAGCGCCTACAACGGCTCATATGATGACTGGGTAGCTGCATATCAAAACGACCCATGGAACTACGAAGTCGAAGACATGGATTCACTCGAAGGAGATTACCAAATTGACTGGGACTTCTCACTTAGTGAGATACACCTAATCCCAACTGAACCAGATGATTGGGAGGAAGAAGATGACATTGCCCAGCCACCAAAAGAGGCAAAGCTCTTAATCCCAGAAGGAGGGTTTAAGGTTCTATTGAACTACACAATCTCAAACTGGTCAGTTGAAGTTAACCTTGGAAAAGACGACCAGTGGGGAATTCCAGAGACGGAGAGCTTCAACGTTATTGATGACGATGAACCAGATGTAGAGGACATCGCCGATGAGTACGATGTTGACCCAAGCGACGTTACAGTAGAATTTGAAGGGTATGTCTATGAAGGAGTTCACGAGGGAGAGTCATTCACAGTTCTTGGCAACACTTACTATGTGTTGGACATTGGCGACCAATCATTCACCTACGGTAAGGATCACGGTGAAGTCTGGTTCAAGCTTGGTGATACAAAGGACTACGACGGCTATAAGGTTAAGGCCGTTGACATAAGCGTTAACGAGAACAGAGCATTGGTAGAAGTTACAAGCCCAGAGGGAGTAGACAAGCTCGTAATCCTCTACAAGGATGAGGAGAAAGACGTCTTTGACGACGGAGGAATAATCCTAACCCTTACCGACACATTCGTCGGTATCGACGGAAACCTCATAGCAACAATACAAGTCGTAACGAACCAGAAGGAAATTGAAAGCGGTGACGAGCTTGTATCAGGATGGACAGCAACTATTACAACTGGAACTGACTCAGAAGACAAAAAAGTCATTAAGTGGATAGAGTTGAGCAATGCTGATGACATCGAAGAGAAGACTGTAGATGTGCTAGGAAAGTACAAGGTCTACTACAAACTTGAAACATACACTGAAGATGAATCTGATGTTGATTACGACATTAACGACGACGGCGACGAGAAAGACGAGCTAATGACTGCAGAAGCTTTGATTGTCATCGAGCCAACAGAGAGAGTTTATGAGACCAAGGAGCTCAAAGTCGGTGACAAGCTTGAGGGATGGACAATCGAGGCCATCAAAGGCGAGACCTACACCGAAGTCACCTTAGTACCACCAACAGAGCCAATCACAGTCCTCGACGATGAAATTGACGTCAACGCAGTTGACAGCAACCTCATCCTCGTTGGTGGACCAGTCGCAAACGCAATCACCAAGTATCTCGTCGAGCAAGGACTCAGCACAGTCGACTGGGAGAACAGCGACGGTGACATCGAGTACCTTGAGGACGTCTTCGGCGAGTACGACGTCCTTATCGTTGCCGGTAAGGACAGGTATGCCACAAGAGAAGCAGCCAAGGAGCTCATGGAGTACTTGGCTGAGCTCTGA
- a CDS encoding radical SAM protein yields the protein MIVAIIDGYTDEPAGLGVPPYLGIYPRYAYGAIKKARKDARIFYLTIDDLRFTFEGEQGIKTKNRTPNVAKAREILEKADVIVYIGGLHTPGKYLSAVPSQVEEVAQFIKPFKGSKILGGPAFMGSAHEGGTRVGSRELMLAQSVFDHIVYGDLEAFLYDFLTNPKDANPFRFRSYSELRDYALLGAEVVKQFPDYPDFVIVEIETQRGCPKAAGIGGCSFCTEPVRYKTIEDRPIEDIVKEIEVLYNLGVRHFRIGRQSCIFSYMAKPNGRVPIPNPEALEKLFKGIRVVALEVKTLHVDNANPAVIANYPEESIRIAKTLIKYGTPGNVVAFGLESADPKVAKLNNLNSTPEETYEAVKILNEVGAKRGYNGMPLLLPGINILFGLPGETKKTYELTYEFLKKILDDGLLVRRINIRQVVVFPGTPLWRMKDKVKTEKHKALIKHYKYKIRHEIDYPMLKRVVPVGTILREVRAEVFDNGLTYGRQIGSYPLIVGIPKEVELNKFYDVLIVDHGFRSITGVPIPINVNKESSKVLSYLPGIGKKKVAKILAKRPFKSKEEFLELVGERRGMYKDIVVT from the coding sequence ATGATAGTTGCGATAATAGATGGATATACTGATGAACCAGCAGGACTTGGAGTGCCACCCTATTTGGGAATCTACCCTAGGTATGCTTATGGGGCAATAAAAAAGGCTAGAAAAGATGCTAGAATATTCTACTTGACAATCGACGACCTGCGCTTTACCTTTGAGGGCGAGCAGGGGATAAAAACGAAGAATAGAACGCCCAATGTTGCAAAGGCGAGAGAAATCCTCGAGAAAGCTGATGTGATTGTCTATATCGGCGGCTTACATACTCCGGGCAAATACCTTTCTGCGGTTCCTTCTCAAGTAGAGGAGGTCGCACAGTTTATAAAGCCTTTTAAGGGCAGTAAAATTCTCGGCGGGCCCGCTTTTATGGGCTCTGCGCATGAAGGCGGAACCAGAGTAGGGTCAAGAGAGCTTATGCTTGCCCAGAGTGTTTTTGACCACATAGTTTATGGCGACTTGGAGGCCTTTCTCTACGATTTTCTAACGAATCCTAAAGATGCAAACCCCTTCCGCTTTAGGAGTTATTCCGAATTGAGGGACTATGCCCTTCTTGGAGCTGAAGTCGTAAAGCAGTTCCCAGATTACCCTGATTTTGTTATAGTGGAGATTGAAACCCAAAGAGGATGTCCTAAGGCCGCTGGTATAGGGGGCTGTAGCTTCTGTACGGAGCCAGTTAGGTATAAAACAATTGAAGACCGTCCAATTGAGGACATCGTCAAGGAAATTGAAGTGCTCTATAATCTTGGTGTGAGGCACTTTAGAATTGGCAGGCAGAGCTGCATCTTTTCGTATATGGCAAAGCCAAATGGCAGAGTGCCCATCCCAAATCCAGAAGCCCTTGAAAAGCTCTTCAAGGGAATTAGAGTAGTAGCTCTGGAAGTTAAAACGCTCCACGTGGACAATGCAAATCCTGCAGTGATAGCGAACTATCCAGAGGAAAGCATTAGAATAGCGAAGACGCTCATAAAATACGGCACTCCCGGGAATGTTGTTGCCTTCGGGCTTGAGAGTGCCGACCCAAAGGTGGCAAAGCTCAACAACCTCAATTCAACCCCTGAGGAAACTTATGAAGCCGTGAAAATTCTAAATGAAGTTGGGGCAAAGAGGGGCTACAACGGCATGCCCTTGCTGTTGCCGGGAATTAACATCCTCTTTGGCCTTCCTGGAGAGACTAAAAAAACCTATGAGCTCACCTACGAGTTCTTGAAGAAAATCCTTGACGACGGCTTACTGGTGAGGAGGATAAACATAAGACAGGTCGTTGTATTCCCGGGAACGCCTTTGTGGCGCATGAAGGATAAAGTCAAAACTGAAAAGCACAAGGCCCTTATAAAGCACTACAAGTACAAGATAAGGCATGAGATAGACTACCCAATGCTGAAGAGAGTTGTACCAGTTGGGACAATTTTGAGGGAAGTTAGGGCTGAGGTGTTTGACAATGGCTTAACATACGGCAGGCAGATAGGGAGCTATCCCTTGATAGTGGGTATTCCTAAAGAGGTAGAATTGAACAAGTTTTATGACGTCCTTATCGTTGATCACGGCTTTAGGAGCATAACCGGGGTACCAATTCCCATAAACGTGAACAAAGAAAGCTCTAAAGTTTTGAGCTATCTTCCGGGAATTGGAAAGAAGAAGGTTGCGAAGATCCTGGCAAAAAGACCTTTCAAAAGCAAAGAGGAGTTTTTAGAGCTGGTAGGTGAGAGAAGAGGAATGTATAAAGATATTGTGGTCACTTGA